The following proteins are encoded in a genomic region of Sulfurovum indicum:
- a CDS encoding response regulator transcription factor has protein sequence MEEKENTIQSKIIEFQSCIIQGRDINAMLHKDRDFYLKRTQADIISLFLREQNNVKIGYVIEAHHRYKHLLKEYVFDKNSFSWNDFIKNCKNHFTSNMKYAHTSSLYELFKGLISKKNAIELSKKAQLKDIITMPIYDFDNKTEIAFICFMFQNKVEIKIPKLKEVKELFETLTRPLHDEHYGIFYTKCRRIDEELKLLTAQEKRIVRKVLSGKSYTEIAEILNLSINTVKTHMKSIFRKYQVNSKIELYNKLNSY, from the coding sequence ATGGAAGAAAAAGAGAATACAATACAAAGTAAGATTATCGAGTTTCAGTCCTGCATTATCCAGGGAAGAGATATCAATGCCATGCTGCATAAAGACAGGGATTTTTATCTTAAAAGAACACAGGCTGATATCATTTCTCTATTTTTGAGGGAACAGAACAATGTCAAGATCGGCTATGTTATAGAAGCACACCACAGATACAAGCATTTACTGAAAGAGTATGTGTTTGACAAAAATAGTTTTTCCTGGAATGATTTTATAAAAAACTGCAAGAACCATTTTACATCAAACATGAAATATGCCCATACCAGTAGTCTTTATGAACTCTTTAAAGGATTGATCTCCAAAAAAAATGCAATTGAGCTTTCAAAAAAAGCTCAATTAAAAGATATCATTACCATGCCTATCTACGATTTTGACAATAAAACAGAGATAGCATTTATTTGTTTTATGTTCCAAAACAAAGTAGAAATCAAGATACCAAAACTAAAAGAAGTAAAAGAGCTTTTTGAAACACTGACCAGACCTCTTCATGACGAACATTATGGTATCTTCTATACCAAATGCAGACGAATCGATGAAGAGTTGAAACTGCTTACAGCACAGGAGAAACGTATTGTACGTAAAGTATTGTCCGGCAAATCCTATACTGAAATTGCGGAGATACTGAACCTCTCGATCAATACCGTTAAAACCCATATGAAAAGTATTTTCAGAAAATATCAGGTAAATTCAAAAATAGAACTCTACAACAAGCTCAATTCCTATTAG
- a CDS encoding lysophospholipid acyltransferase family protein, with amino-acid sequence MKIFAKIRFVWNAFVIAVNTGLIMIPAIILFPKYKGAIMHYLNRFTLFLMGAKLVQEGEMDPEADMYVMNHQGIIDIIGMEALQNNHLRWVAKKELFTIPVYGHLLRHGDMISLDRSNKAGLIKLMKDVKESLEKKHRAVAIFPEGTRAKEQPLLPFKQGTRMIAEKLNLKVQPVVITGSKWIVNEHEKTGHSGTVHYKFLPTITVNKDNKEWFDDLHRQMQEVIDDEYTNHHRSR; translated from the coding sequence ATGAAGATCTTTGCGAAAATTAGATTTGTCTGGAATGCTTTTGTTATTGCTGTCAATACAGGCCTGATCATGATACCCGCAATTATCCTTTTCCCAAAGTACAAGGGTGCTATTATGCATTACCTGAACAGGTTTACCCTCTTCTTAATGGGTGCGAAACTTGTTCAGGAAGGGGAAATGGATCCGGAAGCAGATATGTATGTGATGAATCATCAGGGTATCATCGATATTATCGGTATGGAAGCGTTGCAGAACAATCATCTCAGATGGGTAGCCAAAAAAGAGCTTTTTACCATACCCGTCTATGGACACCTGCTTCGTCATGGAGACATGATCTCTCTTGACAGGAGCAACAAAGCCGGTCTGATCAAACTGATGAAGGATGTCAAAGAGTCTCTGGAAAAAAAACATCGTGCTGTAGCTATCTTTCCGGAAGGGACAAGAGCAAAAGAGCAGCCCTTGCTTCCTTTCAAACAGGGGACGAGAATGATCGCAGAGAAACTTAACCTGAAAGTGCAGCCGGTCGTGATCACCGGAAGCAAATGGATAGTGAATGAACATGAGAAAACCGGTCACAGTGGTACGGTACACTACAAATTCCTGCCCACGATTACGGTGAACAAGGACAATAAAGAGTGGTTTGACGACCTTCACAGACAAATGCAGGAAGTAATAGACGATGAATACACTAACCATCATCGCAGTCGCTAG
- the purS gene encoding phosphoribosylformylglycinamidine synthase subunit PurS, with product MTTAIVNVFLKEGVLDPQGKAAHHALDSLGFEGVKDVRIGKQIVLQLDTDKEKAEQEVKEMCETLLANTVIEDYSIEIR from the coding sequence ATGACAACAGCAATCGTGAACGTATTTTTGAAAGAAGGGGTACTTGACCCGCAGGGTAAAGCAGCACACCATGCACTGGACTCACTCGGATTTGAAGGGGTTAAAGATGTTCGCATCGGAAAACAGATCGTTCTTCAACTTGATACCGACAAAGAAAAAGCTGAACAGGAGGTCAAAGAGATGTGTGAGACACTGCTTGCCAATACAGTTATAGAAGATTACAGCATAGAGATCAGATAA
- a CDS encoding ATP-dependent Clp protease ATP-binding subunit: MSILEKLTNQMQETIESGVSLALHNKNQEVEPIHLIWALLTNSNSILHQALNKMNVDKAAIELEAKSLAGKLPAVSTVTKENIKLGQNLVRSLQNAEGVMTANGDQYLAVDTWLVANTNESFIRDVLGKYVDISEFRKTLESIRGGKQIDSQSADETLEALAQYGIDLNQKAIDGELDPVIGRDEEVQRVMQILIRKTKNNPILIGEPGTGKTAIVEGLAQRIVNKEVPLSLQNMRVISLDMSRLIAGAKYRGEFEDRLKAVVDEVKEAANIILFIDEIHTIVGAGASEGSMDAANILKPALARGELHTIGATTLKEYRKYFEKDAALQRRFQPVKVDEPSINEALQILRGIKDRLETHHNVVITDGALVAAAKLSDRYITDRFLPDKAIDLIDEAAAELKMQIESEPTELAKIKREISTLQVEKEALKMEESGKNAARLEEIEKELADLEERRVGLQNQFENEKAVFNEIAEAKSKIESLKHQAETVKREGDFNKAAEIEYGQIPQEQKRLQALEEKWSAMMKEGTLLKNSVDEEMIASIISRWTGIPVNKMLQSEKDKILHIEDVLKEEVVGQEEALKAVARAIKRNKAGLSDVNRPIGSFMFLGPTGVGKTQVAKTLAKFLFDSERSLIRIDMSEYMEKHAASRLVGAPPGYVGYEEGGQLTEAVRRKPYSVVLFDEIEKAHPDVFNTLLQVLDDGRLTDNKGVTVDFKNTIIIMTSNIASDKIMEFKDPEDRRKAVNDELKLHFKPEFLNRLDDIVIFNPLDLDAITNIVDILFKGIQKKLAERDIKITLTPAAKKYIAEAGFDPVYGARPLKRALYEVVEDRLAELILEDRVVEGSSVEFDVQNGEVVVNIS; encoded by the coding sequence ATGAGTATTTTAGAAAAGTTGACCAACCAAATGCAAGAGACCATTGAATCGGGGGTTTCACTTGCATTGCATAATAAAAACCAGGAAGTAGAACCGATTCATCTTATCTGGGCATTGTTAACCAACAGTAACTCTATTTTACATCAAGCCCTCAACAAAATGAATGTCGACAAGGCAGCTATAGAGCTTGAAGCCAAGAGTCTGGCAGGTAAACTGCCTGCAGTTTCAACTGTAACAAAAGAGAATATTAAGCTTGGGCAGAACCTGGTGCGTTCTTTGCAGAATGCCGAAGGGGTTATGACAGCAAACGGTGACCAGTACCTGGCCGTCGATACCTGGCTTGTCGCCAACACCAATGAGAGTTTTATACGGGATGTACTTGGCAAATATGTTGATATATCCGAGTTCAGGAAGACATTGGAGTCGATCCGCGGCGGCAAGCAGATCGATTCGCAGTCTGCAGATGAAACGCTTGAAGCATTGGCACAGTACGGGATAGATCTGAACCAGAAAGCAATTGACGGTGAGCTTGATCCGGTCATTGGGCGCGATGAAGAGGTACAGCGGGTGATGCAGATCCTGATCCGAAAGACCAAAAACAACCCGATCCTTATCGGGGAGCCTGGTACCGGTAAAACAGCCATTGTGGAAGGGTTGGCACAGCGTATCGTCAATAAGGAGGTACCGCTCAGTTTACAGAATATGAGGGTGATCTCTTTGGATATGAGTCGACTGATCGCCGGTGCAAAGTACAGAGGAGAGTTCGAGGACAGGCTTAAAGCAGTTGTTGACGAAGTCAAGGAAGCAGCGAATATCATCCTCTTTATTGATGAGATACATACCATTGTCGGAGCAGGTGCGAGCGAAGGAAGTATGGATGCTGCCAATATTCTGAAACCGGCATTGGCTCGCGGGGAGCTTCATACCATAGGTGCGACTACACTCAAAGAGTACAGAAAGTATTTTGAGAAAGATGCCGCACTTCAAAGACGTTTCCAGCCTGTCAAAGTTGATGAGCCGAGTATCAATGAGGCATTACAGATACTCAGAGGGATCAAGGACAGACTTGAGACCCACCATAATGTTGTTATCACCGATGGTGCACTGGTGGCGGCAGCCAAGCTTTCAGATCGTTACATTACCGACAGGTTCCTGCCGGACAAAGCGATCGATCTTATAGATGAGGCAGCGGCAGAGCTGAAGATGCAGATCGAGAGTGAGCCGACCGAACTTGCGAAGATCAAACGTGAGATCTCTACCCTCCAGGTAGAAAAAGAGGCGCTCAAAATGGAAGAGAGCGGGAAGAACGCCGCTCGTCTTGAGGAGATCGAAAAAGAGCTTGCTGATCTGGAAGAGAGACGTGTAGGACTGCAGAACCAGTTTGAGAATGAAAAAGCGGTCTTCAATGAGATTGCCGAGGCTAAAAGCAAGATAGAGTCGCTCAAGCATCAGGCAGAGACTGTAAAACGTGAAGGTGATTTCAACAAAGCGGCAGAGATCGAGTATGGTCAGATCCCACAGGAGCAGAAGAGACTCCAAGCACTTGAAGAGAAGTGGTCTGCCATGATGAAAGAGGGGACACTCCTCAAGAACTCGGTCGATGAAGAGATGATCGCAAGTATCATAAGCAGATGGACAGGTATTCCGGTCAACAAGATGCTGCAGAGTGAAAAAGACAAGATCCTGCATATCGAAGATGTACTCAAAGAGGAAGTCGTAGGTCAGGAAGAGGCGCTTAAAGCAGTTGCACGTGCGATCAAGCGTAACAAAGCCGGCCTTAGCGATGTGAACAGACCGATCGGCAGCTTCATGTTCCTTGGGCCTACCGGTGTCGGTAAGACACAGGTGGCCAAGACATTGGCAAAGTTCCTCTTTGACTCTGAGAGATCACTTATCCGTATTGATATGAGTGAATACATGGAGAAACACGCTGCCAGCAGACTTGTTGGTGCACCTCCGGGATATGTCGGGTACGAAGAGGGCGGTCAGCTTACCGAAGCTGTCAGAAGAAAGCCTTACTCTGTCGTTCTTTTCGATGAGATAGAGAAGGCACATCCTGATGTCTTCAATACCCTTCTGCAGGTGCTTGACGATGGACGTCTGACAGACAACAAAGGGGTCACTGTAGACTTTAAGAACACCATTATTATTATGACGTCGAACATTGCGTCAGACAAGATCATGGAGTTCAAAGACCCTGAAGATAGAAGAAAAGCGGTCAATGACGAGTTGAAACTCCATTTCAAGCCGGAGTTCCTCAACCGTCTGGATGACATTGTGATCTTCAATCCGCTTGACCTGGATGCTATTACAAACATCGTGGATATTCTCTTCAAGGGTATCCAGAAGAAACTGGCTGAGCGTGATATCAAGATCACACTCACACCGGCTGCCAAAAAATATATTGCAGAAGCAGGGTTTGACCCTGTCTATGGTGCCCGACCGCTTAAGAGAGCACTCTATGAAGTGGTTGAGGACAGACTTGCCGAACTTATCCTGGAAGACAGGGTGGTCGAAGGCAGCAGCGTCGAGTTCGACGTACAGAACGGAGAGGTTGTTGTCAACATCTCCTGA
- the purQ gene encoding phosphoribosylformylglycinamidine synthase subunit PurQ: protein MKVAVLRFPGTNCEFDTQYAFEKLGHTTELVWHEEESLPTDIDLVVVPGGFSYGDYLRSGSIARFSPVMKAVGRYAEDGGRVLGICNGFQILTEAGLLPGALKRNNNLHFISKHQTLRVENNDNAFLNQCEKGEVLNIPIAHADGNYYIDDEGLEKMEANGQVLLRYSDTDGNRVVVNGSVTSIAGICNEKKNVFGLMPHPERALEVILGSEDGIKMLRGFEA from the coding sequence ATGAAAGTAGCAGTATTACGATTTCCGGGAACAAACTGTGAGTTCGACACACAGTATGCATTTGAAAAACTCGGGCATACTACAGAACTGGTATGGCATGAGGAAGAGAGTCTTCCGACAGATATTGACCTTGTAGTCGTACCTGGCGGATTCTCTTATGGTGACTACCTCCGTTCAGGCTCCATTGCGCGTTTCTCTCCTGTAATGAAAGCTGTAGGCAGATATGCAGAAGATGGCGGCAGGGTATTGGGTATCTGTAACGGATTCCAGATCCTTACAGAAGCAGGCCTGCTTCCGGGAGCTTTGAAAAGAAACAACAACCTGCACTTCATCTCCAAGCATCAGACACTTCGTGTCGAAAACAATGACAATGCCTTTTTGAACCAGTGTGAAAAAGGTGAAGTACTCAACATTCCTATTGCCCATGCAGACGGAAACTACTATATCGATGATGAAGGACTGGAAAAAATGGAAGCGAACGGGCAGGTTCTGCTTCGCTACTCCGATACAGACGGCAACAGAGTTGTGGTCAACGGCTCAGTTACTTCTATTGCCGGTATCTGCAATGAGAAGAAAAATGTCTTTGGTCTTATGCCTCACCCCGAACGTGCACTTGAAGTGATCCTCGGAAGTGAAGACGGAATCAAAATGCTAAGGGGCTTTGAAGCCTGA
- the purC gene encoding phosphoribosylaminoimidazolesuccinocarboxamide synthase, translating into MEKKSLVYEGKAKKIWSTEDEKLYISEFKDDLTAFNGEKKSSEEGKGALNNKISTELFRYLNNKGIPTHFVDMLDDSHMLHKKADVILIEVIVRNIATGSLSRNLGIEDGKVLPFTLVEFDYKNDELGDPKLNDQHCLILELVNDVSELEYIRYMARRINDLLKAFYAERGLTLVDFKLEFGRDMDGNIILIDELSPDNFRLWDSESGESMDKDRFRKGLGGLKVAYEEVLNRILGTK; encoded by the coding sequence ATGGAAAAAAAGTCACTCGTTTATGAAGGGAAGGCAAAGAAGATCTGGTCTACAGAAGACGAGAAGCTCTACATCTCTGAATTTAAAGACGATCTCACAGCATTTAACGGAGAGAAGAAATCAAGTGAAGAGGGAAAAGGAGCACTGAACAACAAGATCTCTACAGAACTTTTCAGATACCTCAATAACAAAGGGATCCCGACACACTTTGTTGATATGCTCGATGACAGTCATATGCTCCATAAAAAAGCTGATGTCATCCTCATCGAGGTGATAGTAAGAAATATCGCAACCGGAAGTCTCAGCAGAAACCTTGGTATTGAAGACGGGAAAGTACTTCCATTTACATTGGTGGAATTTGACTACAAGAACGATGAACTGGGCGACCCTAAACTCAATGACCAGCACTGCCTTATTCTGGAACTTGTAAATGATGTATCAGAACTGGAATACATCCGCTATATGGCAAGACGTATCAATGATCTGCTGAAAGCATTCTATGCAGAGAGAGGCTTGACCCTGGTAGACTTCAAACTTGAATTCGGCCGTGACATGGACGGCAACATCATTCTCATTGATGAACTCAGTCCTGACAACTTCAGACTCTGGGATTCAGAAAGCGGTGAAAGTATGGACAAAGACCGTTTCAGAAAGGGACTTGGCGGACTGAAAGTAGCATACGAAGAGGTACTTAACAGAATTCTCGGCACAAAATAG
- the crcB gene encoding fluoride efflux transporter CrcB translates to MNTLTIIAVASGGALGATLRLLINGFVNKYVPHTLPFGTLTVNLLGSLIIGMLFAYFHFNTHLSPHLKTFMVTGILGALTTYSTFAIESFFLLESGQYGHAFANMALNLFGTILLAGIGYIMVLNLAK, encoded by the coding sequence ATGAATACACTAACCATCATCGCAGTCGCTAGCGGCGGTGCGCTGGGCGCAACACTGCGTCTGCTCATTAACGGCTTTGTCAACAAGTATGTACCGCACACTCTGCCTTTTGGCACACTGACGGTCAACCTTCTTGGAAGCCTTATCATTGGTATGCTCTTTGCATACTTCCATTTCAATACCCACCTCTCCCCTCATCTGAAAACCTTTATGGTTACCGGTATTTTGGGAGCACTGACTACCTACTCTACCTTTGCCATAGAAAGCTTCTTCCTGTTGGAATCAGGACAATATGGACATGCCTTCGCCAATATGGCACTCAATCTTTTTGGTACCATACTTTTAGCCGGTATAGGATATATCATGGTACTGAACCTGGCAAAATAA
- a CDS encoding choice-of-anchor O protein: MKRVSFLISILVTSLLLLVNCGGGGGGDYDDNNPPIISYTEPTVILQGSNFDPLDGVTAWDDIDGDITDEIVIVSNDVNTSAVGIYTVIYRVADTAGNITTATRSVSVIVLNPDDLPVDSGSAIDGTALGCDPASVDANGSTDANEFAADKPFKKNVSSSTDDVASRKLQTSHNTIKRLDMVMYETNAAGETNTSSRYHPILATYLEHVEGSDYEMGDGSADIGDPDNVDKVVASISRDNGKTWKDYNVSNTTGKSSIEVVWNGQTIAYPGDAQKPTMAISGQYVLVAWNDKYCPSGNPFNLDGNSTDGYPDDAFAVNGPQNYIDYEGVVAPNGKRVYQVPFSCVWTARGIIDETSGEIRWHAPMQLTSGTRDSNKIWVAGSPAGFALAWQEDVLGLKQGEGAGPGDGWSGATTNRGTDIWYTSIKMADFAAEDGLEDGKPKSAYNFHYPVRITDNEQCQDTDKKIYCKYFCDTYGTVTSEKGNLSGDTVTRCLTYDIDMLTNTVSVLDGDTGASRSALKILKTNAGGEYVVVFGYEETKALTIKISGEGEQDQGEIPTDIEAEGKSVYFESFDFNAIDAFDESNISTIATTPMPIVSAGNIINTKAPAQDDPEHMIYENARRLVIGTQIDSCDAAGEGNITFAILYKQSFEVQGASSDMFVRTNRGFTYDTFEALNGLEVTNVSAQNYRVTELPTDYVVDWSPENLDDNTYENGEENTFSPRIFLRGGNIYVGFEYTPNDTKTSQGNFPSNFHTHRFIDGVWQGPQNITQVTEGHVTTVDARFFTTPKGSYDATGLESDKSNPNVLFVTWGTLVNGIEADLFFRRSADNGESWEEEQNLSSISGTVVQEKEVESFASPDGKTIYNVWLQQSENEPMGPASENDGDIWLGLDTWFGRVDYNVSILPAP, translated from the coding sequence ATGAAAAGAGTCAGTTTTCTTATAAGTATACTAGTAACATCGTTGTTGTTATTGGTCAATTGCGGCGGAGGCGGAGGAGGGGATTATGATGATAATAATCCACCGATCATCTCCTATACTGAGCCTACTGTCATCCTGCAGGGGAGTAACTTTGATCCTTTGGATGGTGTGACCGCATGGGATGATATAGATGGAGATATCACAGATGAGATCGTGATAGTCTCAAATGATGTCAATACGAGTGCTGTAGGGATCTATACAGTTATATATAGAGTAGCGGATACAGCAGGAAATATAACGACGGCCACTAGATCGGTAAGTGTTATAGTCCTGAACCCGGATGATCTTCCTGTTGACTCCGGCAGTGCAATAGATGGAACAGCTCTTGGTTGTGATCCTGCAAGTGTTGATGCGAACGGAAGTACGGATGCAAATGAGTTTGCAGCAGATAAACCGTTCAAGAAAAATGTCTCTTCATCTACTGATGATGTAGCAAGTCGAAAACTTCAGACATCACACAATACTATTAAACGACTTGATATGGTAATGTATGAAACGAATGCTGCAGGAGAAACGAATACTTCCAGCAGGTACCATCCGATACTGGCGACCTATTTGGAACATGTGGAGGGAAGTGACTATGAGATGGGTGACGGAAGTGCAGATATAGGTGATCCTGATAATGTAGATAAAGTTGTTGCATCAATCTCAAGAGACAATGGTAAAACATGGAAGGATTATAATGTTTCCAACACTACAGGCAAGAGCAGTATAGAGGTAGTCTGGAATGGACAAACCATTGCATACCCTGGAGATGCCCAAAAGCCGACAATGGCGATAAGTGGTCAGTATGTACTTGTTGCATGGAATGACAAATACTGTCCGAGTGGAAATCCTTTCAATCTTGATGGAAACAGTACAGATGGATACCCGGATGATGCCTTTGCTGTAAATGGTCCTCAGAACTATATAGATTATGAAGGTGTGGTGGCACCAAACGGGAAAAGAGTCTACCAAGTGCCATTCTCCTGTGTCTGGACTGCAAGAGGGATTATCGATGAAACAAGCGGAGAGATAAGGTGGCATGCTCCAATGCAGCTTACTTCGGGGACAAGAGATTCAAATAAAATATGGGTTGCAGGTTCTCCTGCAGGATTTGCACTTGCATGGCAGGAAGATGTTCTTGGGCTGAAGCAGGGTGAGGGTGCCGGTCCCGGCGATGGATGGAGTGGTGCAACAACCAACCGGGGTACAGATATCTGGTACACCTCTATCAAAATGGCAGACTTTGCTGCAGAAGATGGACTGGAAGACGGTAAACCAAAATCTGCGTATAACTTCCATTATCCGGTACGTATTACAGACAATGAGCAGTGTCAGGACACAGACAAAAAGATCTACTGCAAATACTTCTGTGATACCTATGGTACCGTAACATCTGAAAAAGGTAATCTCAGTGGAGATACAGTAACACGTTGTTTGACATATGATATTGATATGCTGACAAATACCGTATCGGTTCTTGACGGTGATACCGGTGCATCAAGATCGGCGTTGAAAATACTGAAAACGAATGCGGGAGGCGAGTATGTTGTCGTATTTGGGTATGAAGAGACAAAAGCGCTTACAATAAAGATCTCAGGTGAAGGTGAACAGGATCAGGGCGAAATACCTACTGATATAGAAGCAGAAGGGAAGTCTGTCTATTTTGAGAGTTTTGATTTTAATGCAATTGATGCTTTTGATGAGAGCAATATCTCTACGATCGCCACAACACCTATGCCTATTGTAAGTGCAGGCAACATCATTAATACCAAGGCACCTGCGCAAGATGATCCGGAGCATATGATCTATGAGAATGCACGTCGTCTTGTTATCGGGACACAGATCGATTCCTGTGATGCAGCGGGTGAAGGAAATATCACTTTTGCCATTCTGTATAAACAGTCATTTGAAGTCCAGGGTGCATCCTCTGATATGTTCGTTCGTACAAACCGCGGATTTACCTATGATACATTTGAAGCGCTTAACGGGCTTGAGGTAACCAATGTCAGTGCACAGAATTATCGGGTAACGGAACTTCCGACTGACTATGTTGTCGACTGGAGTCCGGAGAACCTTGATGACAATACCTATGAGAATGGTGAAGAGAATACATTTTCTCCTCGTATATTCCTTCGTGGAGGCAATATCTATGTAGGATTTGAGTATACACCGAATGACACAAAGACAAGTCAGGGGAATTTTCCGAGCAATTTCCATACACATCGTTTCATCGATGGTGTTTGGCAGGGGCCTCAGAATATCACACAGGTAACAGAGGGGCATGTTACGACTGTGGATGCAAGATTCTTTACCACACCGAAGGGCAGCTATGATGCTACCGGTCTGGAATCAGACAAGAGTAATCCGAATGTTCTTTTCGTCACATGGGGAACACTTGTAAACGGTATAGAAGCAGATCTGTTCTTTAGACGTTCGGCAGACAATGGAGAGAGCTGGGAAGAGGAACAAAATCTCAGCAGCATTTCCGGTACTGTAGTTCAAGAAAAAGAAGTAGAAAGTTTTGCCTCACCAGATGGTAAAACGATCTATAATGTCTGGTTACAGCAGTCAGAGAATGAACCGATGGGACCTGCATCCGAGAATGACGGAGATATATGGCTTGGACTTGATACATGGTTTGGGCGTGTGGACTATAATGTATCAATTCTACCGGCACCCTAG
- a CDS encoding S41 family peptidase: MIKKSKKIIFAGLVSTLTAAYLFGSFAQAQETKESTAKEKLEAYIKFTQILNVIEKEYVDEVNTSTLVDKALKGLMTNLDAHSNYMDRKSYKELTVQTKGEFGGLGISVGMKDGALTVIAPLEGTPAMKAGVKAGDIILKIDDKATIGMNIDEAVKLMRGKPGTDILLTIVRKKEPKPLRIKITRDIIKIDSVYDKTIQDADGILYLHITSFDQKVVESVKKAIAEHNNTRGIIMDLRNNPGGLLDQATGLVDMFVEEGVIVSQKGKSRFENVEYKATPKGTDTHTPIIVLVNGGSASASEIVAGALQDFKRAVVVGEKTFGKGSVQVVMPIGKDEALKLTVARYYLPSGRTIQAKGVTPDIIVHLGKIDYTDDPVLLKEKDLKKHLENELEKIDTEAPKTEKANNNEKSNAAEENKTLITEKMLYDDAQLKSAVDILKALIITQKGTK; this comes from the coding sequence ATGATCAAAAAAAGTAAAAAAATCATTTTTGCCGGTCTGGTATCAACCTTGACAGCTGCTTATCTTTTCGGTTCTTTTGCACAGGCACAGGAGACCAAAGAGTCAACAGCCAAAGAGAAACTCGAAGCCTATATCAAGTTTACCCAGATCCTCAATGTGATCGAAAAAGAGTATGTTGACGAGGTCAACACCTCTACACTCGTTGACAAGGCGCTTAAAGGGCTGATGACCAATCTCGATGCTCACTCCAACTACATGGACAGAAAATCCTATAAAGAACTCACCGTACAGACCAAAGGAGAGTTCGGAGGACTCGGTATCTCTGTAGGTATGAAAGACGGTGCCCTTACGGTCATCGCTCCGCTCGAAGGCACTCCAGCCATGAAAGCAGGGGTCAAAGCCGGTGACATCATTCTAAAGATCGATGACAAAGCGACCATAGGTATGAACATTGATGAAGCCGTCAAACTGATGCGCGGCAAACCGGGAACCGATATCCTCTTGACCATTGTTCGTAAAAAAGAGCCTAAGCCCCTTCGTATCAAGATCACCAGAGACATCATCAAGATCGATTCAGTCTATGACAAAACGATCCAGGATGCCGACGGCATACTTTATCTTCATATTACATCATTCGACCAGAAAGTGGTAGAGAGTGTCAAAAAAGCAATTGCAGAACACAACAATACCAGAGGGATCATTATGGATCTTCGCAACAATCCCGGAGGATTGCTCGACCAGGCGACCGGTCTTGTCGATATGTTCGTGGAAGAAGGTGTGATCGTCAGTCAAAAAGGGAAAAGCCGTTTTGAGAATGTCGAGTATAAAGCGACCCCAAAAGGTACCGATACCCACACACCTATCATTGTACTGGTCAACGGAGGTTCAGCCTCTGCCAGTGAGATCGTTGCAGGGGCACTGCAGGATTTCAAACGCGCTGTGGTCGTAGGCGAAAAGACCTTCGGCAAAGGGTCGGTCCAGGTCGTTATGCCAATAGGAAAGGATGAAGCTCTCAAACTCACCGTCGCCCGTTACTATCTGCCAAGCGGACGTACCATTCAGGCAAAAGGCGTTACACCTGATATTATCGTACATCTTGGAAAGATCGACTATACCGATGATCCTGTCCTGCTCAAAGAGAAAGATCTGAAAAAACATCTTGAGAATGAACTTGAGAAGATAGATACAGAAGCACCCAAAACAGAAAAAGCAAATAATAATGAAAAGAGCAATGCTGCAGAAGAGAACAAAACACTGATCACAGAAAAGATGCTCTATGATGATGCACAGCTAAAAAGCGCTGTAGACATTCTCAAAGCACTTATCATTACACAGAAAGGAACAAAGTAA